CCTCCACGAGCTGCGCCGCCGGGTCGGTGTCGTCACCCAGCGCACCGAGATCCTGGCCGGCAGCCTCGCCGACAACATCACGCTGTTCGCCAGCGTCCCGCGCGAGGAGGTCGAGGCGGCCGTCGCCGAGCTCGGCCTCACCGACTGGGTGGCCGGCCTGCCCGACGGCCTCGACACCCTGCTCGGTCCCGGCGGCACCACGCTGTCGGCAGGGGAGGAGCAGCTGGTCGCGTTCGCCCGGCTGCTGGTGCGCCACGTCCAGGTCGTCGTGCTCGACGAGGCGACGGCCCGGATGGACCCGGTCACCGAGGCCCGCGTCGTCGCGGCCGCCGACCGGCTGATCAGCGGCCGCACCGGCATCCTCGTCGCCCACCGGCTCAGCACCATCGAGCGCGCCGAGGCGGTCGCCGTGCTCGACCACGGCACCGTCATCCAGCACGGCCCGCGCGACGAGCTCGCGGTCGCCGACGGACCGTTCCGCCGGCTGCTCGCCGCCAGCGACACCGAGGGCTTCGCCGACGCCGACCTCGACCCGGCCGAGACCGGTACCGCGGTCGGCGGGCGTCGCCGTACCGGAACCCCGCCGGAGCGTCCCGAGGTCGGCTCCGGCTCCTCGTTGGCCCGCGGCACCTGGAACGCCTTCTGGGTCCGCCCGTGGTGGGGCGCCTGGTCGGTGCTGCTGTTCCTCGGCGGCACGATCTTCGCCCCGCTGGGCGCGATCACCGGCTTCGTCTGGGGCAAGGTCGTCGAGCGGCTCGAGGCGGGGGAGTCCGCGACCTCGCTGGTCGTCGTCCTCGTCGTCAGCCTGCTGGTCGCGCCGATCCTGCTCGCCGACGCCTTCCGCCGCTACCCGCGCTGGTGGATCGAGGTCATGCTCCGGGTGCGGATGTCCGTGCTCCTGGGCCAGGTCCGCAGCGAGCGGCTGCCGCGCACGCCTCCCGGCGAGGTGGTCGCGCGCTCCATGGACGCCGACCGCTACGCGAGGTACGCCGACCGCTGGGTCGACTTCGTCAACGGCCTGCTCATCGCCGCGATCACCATGGTCGCCGGTGGCACCTGGCTGGCCGGCGGCGTCCTGCTCGTCGTGATGCTCACCAGCGCGCTCGCGTCCTCGATCGGCCGCCCGATCGCCGGTCGCTCGGCCGCGCGCTCCTCGGCCGCCCGGGCCCGGTTCGGCCGGGCCGTGGTGTCGGCGGTCGAGTCGGCCCGCACGGTCAAGCTCGCGGGTCGCACTCCGCAGGTCCACGCCCACCTGAGCAAGGTCGACGACGGCCGTGTGGAGGCGGCCGTCTTCGAGCACCGCGTGCAGGCCGTCCTCGACGGCGTGCCGATCGTGATGGTGCAGGTCGGCGTCGTCGCGGCCTGGGCGCTCTACCTGTGGGACGTCTGGGGCCTGGCGACCGCGCTGCTCGTCGCGACGGCCGTCAACGGCTTCGACTGGTTCGGCCGGGTCGCCGGCGCCGTGGTCACCGAGGCCCCGGGCGTGCGCGCCTGGCAGCAGGCGACCGCGCGCTTCGCGGGTGGCCGGGACCTGATGGCGATGGCCGACGGGATCGACCTGGTCGCAGGCGAGGCGCCCGAGCCGGCCACGCCGGCGCGGGTCCCGCTGCAGCGGCTGGAGCTGGCCGGCTACACCGCGGTCCACGACGACGGCACGGTCGGCGCCACCGGCATCGACCTGGTCGTCGAGCGCGGCGAGCTGGTGCTGCTCGTTGGCCAGGTCGGCTCTGGCAAGTCCAGCCTGCTCTCCTCGCTGGCCGGCCTGATCGACCACCGCGGCTCGCTGCGCTGGAACGGCCAGGACGTCACCGACCCCGAGACCTTCCTGCGCCCCGGCCAGGTCGGCCACGTCGCCCAGGTGCCGCGGGTGCTCTCGGGCACCTTCGCCGACAACATCCTGCTCGGCCACGACCGACAGATGGCCGGCCCCGTCGAGACCGCCCGGATGGCCGAGGACGTCGCCGACGCCGGCGGCCCCGACGCGGTCATCGGACACCGGGGCGTACGTCTTTCCGGCGGCCAGGTCCAGCGCCTCGCCCTGGCCCGCGCCCTGGCGACCGACGCCGAGCTGCTGCTCGCCGACGACGTGTCCAGCGCGCTCGACGCCGCCACCGAGATCGAGCTGTGGGCGGCGCTGCGCGAGCGGCACACCACGGTGATCGGGGCGACCTCCAAGCGCGCCGCGCTCGCCCAGGCCGACCGCGTCGTCGTCCTCGTCGACGGCGAGGTCGCCGCAGTCGGGCCGTGGTCGTCGCTGGCCGGCGACTGGGGTCACCTCGCCGGCTGAGCCCGGGGCGTGGTCGGCGTTCTCTCGGTTCAACTACCGGATTTGTCGTGAGATGCCGCGATCGGCCGCGAATTCGGTAGTTGAACCGGTTCGGGCCGGCGACGTGGAGCCCAGACATCCGACGTCCCGGAATACGCCGGGCTGTCGCCCGGTTAGCATCCCCCGTGACCTCCTCGCCGACGACGACCTCGACCGAGGGGCGCCCCGAGGTGTCCCATCACCGACCCGCGCTGGCGATCCTGGCGCTCGCGGTCGGCGGGTTCACCATCGGCACCACCGAGTTCATGACGATGGGCGTGCTGCCCGAGATCGCCCACGGCGTCGAGGTGTCCGTGCCGGACGCGGGTCACGTGATCTCGGCGTACGCGCTCGGCGTGGTGGTCGGCGTACCGATCCTCGCCTTCTTCGGTGCCGCCTTGCCGCGCCGCGCCATGCTCGTGGGACTGATGGCCGCGTACGCCGCCTTCAACCTGCTCAGCGCGGCCGCACCCGGCTACGAGGTGCTCACGGTGGCCCGCTTCCTCGACGGGCTTCCCCACGGCGCCTACTTCGGCGTCGCCAGCCTGGTCGCGGCGAGCCTGGTCGCGCCCGAGCGGCGCGGGCGGGCGGTCGCGAGCGTCATGCTCGGGCTGTCGGTCGCCAATGTCGTCGGCGTCCCGCTGGCCACCTTCCTCGGCCAGCAGGTCGGCTGGCGCTCGACGTACCTGCTCGGCGGCCTGCTTGCCCTGGTCACCGTCGCGATGGTGCTCGCCGCGGTGCCGTCGGTGCCGGGGGACTCCGGGGCGAGCGGGCGCAAGGAGGCCCGCGAGTTCTTCGGCAGCCTCCAGGTGTGGCTGACCATGGCGGTCGGCGCCGTCGGGTTCGGCGGCATGTTCGCCGTCTACTCCTACATCGCCAAGACGGTCACCGTCGTCGGCGGCCTCGAGCGCGGCACGGTCCCGTTCTTCGTGCTGGCTCTGGGCCTCGGCATGGTCGCCGGCACCTGGCTCGCCGGCGAGCTCGCCGCGTGGTCGGTCTACCGCAGCCTGCTGCTGTCCGGCGTCGCCGGCATCGTGCTGATGCTCGTCTACTACGCCGCCGCGCCCCACGGCTGGGTGCTGCTGCCCGTCGCCTTCCTCGTCACCGCGACCGGATCCGTGCTCGTCGTCAACCTGCAGCTGCGGCTGATGGACGTCGCGGGCGACGCGGTCACCCTCGGCGCCGCGATGAACCACGCCGCCCTCAACATCGCCAACGCGCTCGGCGCCTGGCTCGGCGGACTGGTCATCGCCGGTGGTCATGGCTACCGCGCGCCGGCCCTCGTCGGCGCCGGCCTCGCCGCCGTCGGTACGGCGATCCTGGTCGCCTCGGCCGTCGTCCACCGCCGCCAAGGCGTCACTGCGGTCCGTGTCTGAGCTCGATGTGCCGCGCCCCATACGAATTGGCGCCTGATCGCCCCGATCTGCGACCAAACCGCATGGGGCGCGGTCAACCGGAGTCCGCCGCGGGCGGGGGCTTTACGAGGAGCTCAACCGGCCTGAGAGAATCCCTCCCATGTCCGC
The genomic region above belongs to Nocardioides sp. QY071 and contains:
- a CDS encoding ABC transporter ATP-binding protein, producing the protein MTTTLTRPDARERPAVGGDPARRVDWRRLRTPAAGFAVGAVALAALGQALGTVVAGRIADHPTGTLVGWLALFVVGAATVDTAGRVVWAGVVDRAEGRLRGDLLSAALQQPLEHLTEQAVGEVLDRVDDDTHEVGTLLRQQIWMAMRTGFASVPMWLVAGFTWWPAFVLFPLVGAVTVWVMRPALVEIARRKVIEEAAWTDHAAALEEGVAGRDDLRTSLGQAFAVRRLAQLSADVHEKFRRVLMIEARLAIKVGLLLHGLLAAIAVCGVALVSGDHLGVARLVTLFLVTTIFVGQINNLAHQLPDIQAGLGAVLRLRQLLAVEAEPEGGEAVPSGALDLRIRHLDFAYNESSFALRDVTLYVEEGHTLALVGRTGSGKSTLASLLSRAAEPPPGTIFLGGADITTLDLHELRRRVGVVTQRTEILAGSLADNITLFASVPREEVEAAVAELGLTDWVAGLPDGLDTLLGPGGTTLSAGEEQLVAFARLLVRHVQVVVLDEATARMDPVTEARVVAAADRLISGRTGILVAHRLSTIERAEAVAVLDHGTVIQHGPRDELAVADGPFRRLLAASDTEGFADADLDPAETGTAVGGRRRTGTPPERPEVGSGSSLARGTWNAFWVRPWWGAWSVLLFLGGTIFAPLGAITGFVWGKVVERLEAGESATSLVVVLVVSLLVAPILLADAFRRYPRWWIEVMLRVRMSVLLGQVRSERLPRTPPGEVVARSMDADRYARYADRWVDFVNGLLIAAITMVAGGTWLAGGVLLVVMLTSALASSIGRPIAGRSAARSSAARARFGRAVVSAVESARTVKLAGRTPQVHAHLSKVDDGRVEAAVFEHRVQAVLDGVPIVMVQVGVVAAWALYLWDVWGLATALLVATAVNGFDWFGRVAGAVVTEAPGVRAWQQATARFAGGRDLMAMADGIDLVAGEAPEPATPARVPLQRLELAGYTAVHDDGTVGATGIDLVVERGELVLLVGQVGSGKSSLLSSLAGLIDHRGSLRWNGQDVTDPETFLRPGQVGHVAQVPRVLSGTFADNILLGHDRQMAGPVETARMAEDVADAGGPDAVIGHRGVRLSGGQVQRLALARALATDAELLLADDVSSALDAATEIELWAALRERHTTVIGATSKRAALAQADRVVVLVDGEVAAVGPWSSLAGDWGHLAG
- a CDS encoding MFS transporter, with the protein product MTSSPTTTSTEGRPEVSHHRPALAILALAVGGFTIGTTEFMTMGVLPEIAHGVEVSVPDAGHVISAYALGVVVGVPILAFFGAALPRRAMLVGLMAAYAAFNLLSAAAPGYEVLTVARFLDGLPHGAYFGVASLVAASLVAPERRGRAVASVMLGLSVANVVGVPLATFLGQQVGWRSTYLLGGLLALVTVAMVLAAVPSVPGDSGASGRKEAREFFGSLQVWLTMAVGAVGFGGMFAVYSYIAKTVTVVGGLERGTVPFFVLALGLGMVAGTWLAGELAAWSVYRSLLLSGVAGIVLMLVYYAAAPHGWVLLPVAFLVTATGSVLVVNLQLRLMDVAGDAVTLGAAMNHAALNIANALGAWLGGLVIAGGHGYRAPALVGAGLAAVGTAILVASAVVHRRQGVTAVRV